In Nilaparvata lugens isolate BPH chromosome 5, ASM1435652v1, whole genome shotgun sequence, the following proteins share a genomic window:
- the LOC111056074 gene encoding ATP-binding cassette sub-family G member 4, translated as MDMLFQILCSTTFCLIIYLLSGQPLDPLRFLLFASACGIVALISQTLGLLVCTILRLKHAVVFGSLFIMPWVIFSGYFLRLQDAPWFSHWLFHINFLKYGFQCVVLSIYGYDRPRMPCSKDYCHFVFPQKFLKHLQLQQEKYYANFLILAAILLVTKILTFHVLKYQLKHKRKKLVDEE; from the exons ATGGATATGCTCTTCCAG ATATTATGTTCCACAACATTCTGCCTCATCATTTACTTGTTATCAGGACAACCTCTGGACCCGTTGAGGTTTTTACTGTTTGCCTCAGCATGTGGCATAGTGGCTCTCATTTCTCAAACGTTGGGTCTATTGGTTTGCACAATCTTAAGACTGAAG CATGCAGTAGTGTTCGGATCATTGTTTATCATGCCTTGGGTGATATTTTCTGGCTACTTCCTGCGCCTACAAGATGCGCCGTGGTTCTCGCACTGGCTTTTCCACatcaactttctcaaatacGGTTTCCAGTGTGTGGTTCTGTCGATCTACGGCTACGATCGACCGCGCATGCCCTGCTCCAAAGACTATTGTCACTTTGTGTTTCCACAAAAGTTTCTCAAGCACCTTCAACTGCAGCAAGAAAAGTACTATGCCAACTTTTTGATTTTGGCGGCCATTCTTCTAGTTACCAAGATTCTCACATTCCATGTGCTCAAATACCAGCTTAAACATAAACGAAAAAAACTAGTCGATGAAGAGTGA